The Sphingomonas sp. IW22 DNA segment TGCACGTCCAGACCAACGTATTTCACTGCCTCCGTCATGACTCGCCTCCGCTGCTGAAAAATCCATCATCAGCATCTCAGATTCGAGCCTCCGAGGCTCGGGCAGTCATGGGGTCTAAGCGTCCCGGCTTTGCTGGTGGAGGCGCAGCGGCCTGAACCGCTCGCGAGGTTTGTCGATCTCGCCCCAGAGATAGTCGCCGGTGAGGCCGATATGCTCCCAGCCCAGAGGGGCGACGTGGGCGAGCAGCTCGTCGGGCACGTCGACGCCGCTGCCGCGCAGATGACGGACAGCTCGGTCGAGATAGACGGTGTTCCAGAGCGTCATGGCCGCGGTGACGAGGGTCAGGCCGGAGGCGCGATGGCGCTGGTTCTCGAAGGTGCGGTCGCGCAGTTCGCCGAGGCGGTTGAAGAAGATGGCGCGGGCGAGCGCGTTGCGGGCCTCGCCCTTGTTGAGAATGCTGCCGGTGCGACGACGCTGGTCGGGATCATCGAACCAGTCGAGCATGAACAGGGTGCGTTCGATCCGACCTATCTCCCGCAGCGCGCGGGCGACCGAGTTCTGACGCGGGAAGCCCGCCAGCTTGCGGAGCATGACCGAGGCGCTCACCGTGCCGGCGCGGATCGAGGCGGCAAGGCGCAGGGTTTCGTCCCAGTTCTCCTCGATCGCGCGGATCTTGACCGGACCGGCGACGAGCGGGCGCAGCGTCGGCCACGAGTCGAGCGGCGACAGGCTGTAGAGCCGGCGCTCGTTGAGGTCGCGGATGCGGGGCGCGAAGCGGAAGCCGAGCAGATGGCACAGGCCGAAGACATGATCGACCGCGCCGGCGGTATCGGTCGCATGTTCGCGGATGACCAGCTCGCTTTCATGGTCGAGCAGGCCGTCGAGGACATGCGCGGCCTCGCCGGCATTGGCGGCGATGACCTTGGTGTGGAACGGCGTGAAGCGGTCGGTGACGTGGGTGTAGAACAGCACGCCTGGTTCGGTGCCATAGCGGGCGTTGTGATCGGCGCGGGCCTCGCCCTGACCACCGGCACGAAAGAACTGCCCGTCCGACGACGATGTATCGCCCGGTCCCCAGACCGCCGCGAGCGGATGCGCGGTATGGCAATCGACGATCGCCGCCAGCGCCGACAGATAGGTTTCGTCGCGCACATGCCATTCCGCCGTCCAGCGCAGGCGAGACAACGTCAGCCCGCGCGAGCTTTCGGCCATGCGGCCCAGGCCGAGGTTGGTCGCATCGGCGAGGATCGCACCCATCAGCGCGGACTGGTCGGAGGCGGGGGCGCCGCTGCGCGCATGGACGAAACGGTCGGCGAATCCCGACCATGCGGCGACCTCGACCAGCAGATCGGTGATTCGGACGCGCGGCAGCATCGCGTAGAGCCGGGCCTTTAGCGCATCGGCATCGTCGGACGGGGATCGCCGGATCGACGATATGAGCAACTGCCCGCGTTCGATCGTCACATCGACCAGCTCGCCCGCTGCGGCTGCGCGCTCCACCTCCGTCATGCGCCGGGCCAACAGGGTGCGGCGTTCCTCGTACCATTTGGAAAAGTCGGTCGGCACAACCAGGCGCAGATCGCCGCTCGCGCGCATCGCTTCGAAGGCGGGCATGGGCAGCTGATAGTCGTCGAGCGTGCGATAGGCGCGGCTGCCGTCCACCCAGATGCTGCCCGAGCCGAGCCGCTCGCGCAGGTGGGCGATCACTGCGATCTCATAGGCGCGCCGGTCTATCGTCCCTT contains these protein-coding regions:
- a CDS encoding Tn3 family transposase; this encodes MPTKTILSPAQRAVIFDPPADRATIERLYTLGPDDLAQVARRRRGANRLGYAVQLCYLRHPGRRLLTGDAVPAAMLALLADQIGCVADDFTGYATRPTTLREHRAEIEALLGLRAFARVDVRAMLALGSEIAASTDRGETIVTGMVDRLRADRIVLPATSTLERLALIVRTRARKAAHSNLIRDCSTEQEAALEHMIASDDDGRTRLGWIREWPEAPSAANLKGIVERLDTVRGIGIAADRARRIHAARYAVIARTAGIVTAQHLRRLERPRRLAMLVASVIEMEATLTDAALVMVEKMVGALFRRADRTRSDRLLGQARMLKDTARFHARLGRLLVDARASGRDAFRAIDAKMGWDQLERSIRFAEDLTRSADDGLEEVVERYPAVRRFAPTFLAAFTFRTARLADPLLGAIEVLRTMYRDGRSVLPKRVPTSFIKPRWRKVVQPAEGTIDRRAYEIAVIAHLRERLGSGSIWVDGSRAYRTLDDYQLPMPAFEAMRASGDLRLVVPTDFSKWYEERRTLLARRMTEVERAAAAGELVDVTIERGQLLISSIRRSPSDDADALKARLYAMLPRVRITDLLVEVAAWSGFADRFVHARSGAPASDQSALMGAILADATNLGLGRMAESSRGLTLSRLRWTAEWHVRDETYLSALAAIVDCHTAHPLAAVWGPGDTSSSDGQFFRAGGQGEARADHNARYGTEPGVLFYTHVTDRFTPFHTKVIAANAGEAAHVLDGLLDHESELVIREHATDTAGAVDHVFGLCHLLGFRFAPRIRDLNERRLYSLSPLDSWPTLRPLVAGPVKIRAIEENWDETLRLAASIRAGTVSASVMLRKLAGFPRQNSVARALREIGRIERTLFMLDWFDDPDQRRRTGSILNKGEARNALARAIFFNRLGELRDRTFENQRHRASGLTLVTAAMTLWNTVYLDRAVRHLRGSGVDVPDELLAHVAPLGWEHIGLTGDYLWGEIDKPRERFRPLRLHQQSRDA